One stretch of Balneola sp. MJW-20 DNA includes these proteins:
- a CDS encoding isoprenylcysteine carboxylmethyltransferase family protein, with translation MEKINLKVPPVIVFFCSLGLIWLLQEYIPDAYQFKAERWLLVFLLTLGVCIAFAAVIQFMISSTSVDPHKPEKASSLVRNGIYRLSRNPMYLGMLIILVAAILKWGDPIALLVLPVYIGYMNKFQIKPEEQKMEEKFGKEYLNYKSEVRRWI, from the coding sequence ATGGAAAAAATTAATCTAAAAGTGCCTCCGGTTATCGTATTCTTTTGCTCTCTGGGTCTTATCTGGCTTCTTCAGGAGTATATTCCCGACGCGTATCAATTCAAAGCTGAGCGATGGTTGCTGGTGTTTTTGCTTACTTTGGGGGTATGCATCGCTTTTGCTGCAGTGATTCAGTTTATGATAAGTTCAACTTCTGTGGACCCTCATAAACCGGAAAAAGCAAGTTCGCTGGTGCGGAATGGTATCTACAGACTTAGCCGCAATCCGATGTATCTGGGAATGTTGATTATACTGGTTGCTGCAATATTAAAATGGGGCGATCCTATAGCCCTGCTAGTACTACCGGTATATATTGGATATATGAATAAATTTCAGATAAAGCCGGAGGAACAGAAAATGGAGGAAAAATTCGGGAAAGAATATCTTAATTATAAGAGTGAAGTTCGTAGATGGATATAA
- a CDS encoding restriction endonuclease has protein sequence MKSFDVIKATGEKERFDLSKLKRSMSNAGADDKTVRKVVRALEPKFHDGITTKELYREAYKLLSHFSEYSAGRYKLKEAILELGPSGYPFEEFIGELLRRHGYNTQVGVITPGKCISHEIDVIADNDSHRYMIECKFHNRQNHHCAVSITLYIQARFEDVKYRWEEDAARNKEYIGWLVTNTRFTSEAIKYGECMGLKLLSWSYPEGKALKDLITEVNLHPVTCLRNLTKNEKHQLLKHDIVFCQQLLEKREILDLLRFNHNKKSLILNEAENICTVESA, from the coding sequence ATGAAATCATTTGATGTAATTAAAGCCACGGGAGAAAAAGAACGCTTTGACCTGTCAAAACTCAAGCGGTCCATGTCTAATGCGGGAGCAGACGATAAGACCGTAAGAAAGGTTGTGCGCGCACTGGAGCCTAAATTCCATGACGGAATCACCACGAAAGAACTTTACCGGGAAGCTTATAAACTGCTTAGTCATTTTTCGGAATATTCTGCCGGCCGCTATAAACTCAAAGAAGCGATACTGGAATTAGGTCCTTCAGGATATCCTTTTGAAGAGTTCATCGGTGAACTTTTACGGCGTCACGGATATAACACTCAGGTAGGGGTTATCACCCCAGGAAAATGCATCTCTCATGAGATCGATGTGATCGCAGATAACGATTCTCACCGATATATGATCGAGTGTAAGTTTCATAACCGCCAGAATCACCATTGTGCCGTCAGCATTACACTCTATATCCAGGCTCGCTTTGAAGATGTGAAATACCGGTGGGAAGAAGATGCTGCCCGGAATAAAGAGTACATTGGCTGGCTGGTGACCAATACGCGGTTTACCAGTGAAGCCATCAAATACGGTGAATGCATGGGATTAAAATTACTGAGCTGGAGTTACCCGGAAGGGAAAGCGCTAAAGGATCTTATCACTGAAGTGAATCTGCATCCGGTCACCTGCCTGCGCAATCTGACTAAAAATGAGAAACACCAGCTCCTTAAACACGATATCGTCTTCTGTCAGCAACTGCTTGAAAAAAGAGAGATACTGGACCTGCTAAGATTTAATCATAATAAAAAAAGCCTGATCCTGAACGAGGCCGAAAATATCTGCACTGTTGAATCGGCTTAA
- a CDS encoding heavy-metal-associated domain-containing protein — translation MTLKIEGMGCSGCVNSVEQALLEVQYVESVNVDLDSGIAKIIYRENEPDLQEMVQAVEDAGYAASKV, via the coding sequence ATGACGCTTAAGATTGAAGGCATGGGGTGCTCCGGGTGTGTTAACTCCGTAGAGCAGGCGCTCCTTGAAGTCCAGTATGTTGAGTCAGTAAATGTAGACCTGGACTCAGGTATCGCTAAGATCATATATCGAGAAAACGAACCGGATCTTCAGGAGATGGTGCAGGCTGTGGAAGATGCAGGATATGCTGCATCAAAAGTATAG
- a CDS encoding AraC family transcriptional regulator produces the protein MEKFTLHIKNMVCDRCEMVIETALTALGLEVEEVQLGKAVVSRNGDHPSLKEIEKELQRFNFDLIKDDEAILVEQVKTSLIDWISSGELEDSEISLSDFLSKKLTKSYAGISRLFSKKEELTIEKYFIRLKIEKAKELVEYDKLSFSEIAYMLGYKNLQHLSRQFKEITGMSMSEYQKLQEPERKSLDKI, from the coding sequence ATGGAGAAGTTTACTCTGCACATAAAAAATATGGTTTGTGATCGCTGTGAGATGGTTATCGAAACCGCTCTTACGGCTCTGGGACTTGAGGTGGAAGAAGTTCAGCTGGGAAAGGCTGTGGTTAGCAGAAATGGTGATCACCCATCCCTGAAGGAGATCGAAAAAGAGCTGCAGCGATTTAATTTTGATCTTATAAAAGATGATGAGGCAATACTTGTAGAGCAAGTGAAGACATCGCTCATAGACTGGATCAGCTCAGGGGAACTTGAAGACAGTGAAATTTCTCTTTCCGATTTTCTGTCAAAAAAACTGACAAAGAGTTATGCCGGTATTTCCAGGCTATTTTCAAAAAAAGAAGAACTGACCATTGAAAAATATTTCATACGTCTGAAGATCGAAAAGGCCAAGGAATTGGTCGAGTATGACAAACTAAGTTTCAGCGAGATCGCTTATATGCTTGGATATAAGAACCTTCAACATCTTTCCCGGCAATTCAAAGAGATTACCGGCATGAGCATGAGTGAGTATCAGAAATTGCAGGAACCGGAAAGAAAATCGCTGGATAAGATCTGA
- a CDS encoding cation transporter, with protein sequence MIMVQRWYKYALWLSLITIFYNVIEGGISTWFGAEDETLALFGFGVDSFVEVISGAGIFHFVIRMRRDPDTTPDAFEMTALRITGTAFYLLTAGLITGSLFSIYYGQQPIDTTVGVFISVISIATMYLLYRLKLRTGRELNSDPIISDANCTKTCFYLSFILLGSSLLYKLFGIPFIDVAGSLGIAWYAYKEGKEAFEKARSRKLACAEDCC encoded by the coding sequence ATGATCATGGTTCAAAGGTGGTATAAATATGCATTGTGGCTTAGTCTGATCACGATCTTCTACAATGTGATCGAGGGCGGGATATCTACCTGGTTTGGAGCAGAAGATGAGACCCTAGCACTCTTCGGTTTCGGGGTAGACAGTTTTGTGGAAGTGATATCCGGTGCAGGAATCTTTCATTTTGTGATCCGAATGCGCCGTGACCCGGATACAACACCGGATGCTTTTGAGATGACCGCATTGAGAATTACCGGAACAGCTTTTTACCTGCTTACTGCAGGTCTGATAACGGGTAGTCTCTTTTCGATATACTACGGTCAGCAGCCGATCGACACCACGGTGGGTGTGTTTATATCAGTCATTTCCATAGCAACTATGTACCTCCTTTATCGGCTGAAGCTCAGAACCGGCCGGGAACTGAATTCCGATCCCATCATTTCTGATGCAAATTGTACGAAAACCTGTTTCTATCTTTCTTTTATTCTGCTGGGCTCAAGCCTGCTGTACAAACTGTTCGGAATACCCTTTATAGATGTGGCCGGAAGCCTGGGTATTGCCTGGTATGCTTATAAGGAAGGCAAGGAAGCATTTGAAAAAGCCCGCAGCCGCAAGCTGGCTTGTGCAGAAGACTGCTGCTGA